CTTCACCGTCTGCACCCACCGGGTATTGATGATAAGTGAGCGGACGCATGAAATGTTATATCTGCCGGAATTATCAGTTGACCCTGTCAACCACTTTACCGATCGGCAACCATGTGGTGACTCAAAATTCCCACCGTTATAACATTGTCCTATACTAACTTATAACCTCTCCCCTCACAGAGAATCTCGATTGTGTCGCCCTTCTTAAGTTTGTACGGATTTTGCTGCGGGACGAGTTCGACCGGATAGCCGAGAACCGTCTTGAAGTCATCGGTCTGCTTTTTGCCGACTTGCAGGATCGCTTTAACGTGCTTTGCGTAGCGCTCCTTCGCGTCCTTTTCCAGTTCCCCCGTTTTACGCCGTTCTTCAAGCGTATCGGGCAGGCCGTCTTCCTTTAGGTAAGCATTGAATTCTTCCGCTTTCAAGGCGATTTCTCGTGTCTTAGTTGAAAGTCCGATAACGTAGGTGCCCGCCGCAGCGGTTGTGAGGTTCATGAACGCCGTGGTTTCATTCTTCGTAAAATCTTTTTCTAGTGGATGAACCCTTTTGCCATCCGAAATCACACTCACATCGTTCAACCGGGCGAAGGACACCGCTCCCTCGCTAGCCTGAAATGTTCCGTTCATTATCTGGACCGTAAACTTTGAGTTAGGCTCCAGAAAATAGCTATCGGTTTTGAGAAACAGATCGTGCGCAAAAACCGACGCGACCAGCGATAGCAATAAAATAAACCCTAATATCGTTCGTTTTTTCATTTCGATTTTCCTCTTTACTTGATTTCAAAAGTCAGCGTCGCCCATTTCGATTCGTAATTCAGTTTTGAGTCGTCGATCTTTACCATATTGATAAACTTGGCGTACCATTTGCCCGCGCCGGTGAGTTTGACTTTGAGCATGCCGTCCTTGTCGGTGCGGGCACTGGTTTCGCCCAGCATTTTGCCCACGGCCTCATAGCCGGTTGTGACGATCTGGCCCGCGAGCGGTTTGCCGTCCTTGAGACATAAGATATCGAGCGAGGCTCCCTTTTTTAGTTTGTAGGGATCTTGCTGGGGCACCATCTCGACGGCGTATCCGAGAACAGTCTTGTAGCTATCAGTCGTTTTATTCCCCGCCTGAAAGATCGCTTTGACATATTTCGAGTAACGATACTTTGCGTCCTTATCGAGCTCGCCGTCACGCGTTCGGTTCTCCAAAATATCCGGGATGCCTTCGGCCGGGAGGTATTTGTTAAACTCGGCCGCCGGAAGAGCGCTTTCACGCCATATCGTCGATAGACCGGCAATGTAATTACCGGCCTCTTTCGGAGTGACGTAAAAAAAGCCGTGGTTTCGTTTTTTGTCAGGTCCGCCTCAACCGGATGCGTTCTCGAGCCGGACGGCGAAACCACACTCACATCGGTCAAGCGAGCAAACGATACCGCTCCCTCGCTTTTCTGAAACGTGCCATTCATCACGCTGATCGAAATCTTCTGGTTGACCTTAACGAAATAGCTGTCGAGCTTCAAAAACAGGTCGTTCGCGAAAGCGGGTAGGGCGAGCAGTGCGAAAAGCAGCAGTGCGGTAATAGTCTTTTTCATTGTAGTCTCCTGTTTATTTCTTTCGTACTTTTGTGCAACCGAACTGTTCCGAACAGCGTATTGAACGAATTCGTTTCTCTAATGCCGGCGAAGCCTGCCGTTTCCAACAAATCCGGCAACAGCCCGCCAAAGCTGTCGGCAGTCGTTTCAAAGCCGTCGAGAAACTGAATGAAACGAGAAGAAATCTTCATAGCCGCATTTGCCGGCAAGCCCCAATCGGCGACGTGAAATTCGCCGTTCGGTTTAAGGATCCGGGATACTTCACCCAAAGTCTTGACTTTATTTTCTCGCGACAGGTGGTGAAAGAATAAACTCGAAATTACCTTGTCAAAAGATTCATTTGCGTACGGCAGGTCGAATGACATGCCCTCGTCAAACCGGATCTCGACACCAGCAGATCTTGCTTTCGTTTTCGCTATGGCCAAAATTTTTTCATCGCCATCAATCCCGACAACTTCGGCCCGCGGCTGATCTTGTTTCAATAGGATCGTGAGCGTCGCGGTGCCGCAAGCAAGATCGAGGACACGATGACTGGCTTCGATGCTGGCTTGTTCTACTAAAGCCCTTTTGAAAACCTCGTCCCGTGTGGTAAAACGCACAACTGTGTCGTAGAACGGCGTTAGCCAGTCGTAGCTGAGAGCGGGAATGTATTTTTCATTTTTCATCCTGCCTACAATTTCAAATTTCTTAACCGCAGTGCATTGACGATAACCGACACCGAGCTAAAGGTCATCGCGGCGCTTGCGATCATTGGGCTAAGCAAAAGACCGAATATCGGATACAGGACGCCTGCCGCAATCGGTACGCCAATCAGATTGTAAATAAACGCGAAGAACAAGTTTTGACGTATGTTTTTCATCGTCGCTTCGCTTAGCTTTTTCGCTCGTAGAATGCCGCGCAAGTCGCCTTTCAAAAGCGTTATATCGGCGGATTCCATTGCTACGTCGGTTCCGGTTCCCATCGCGATTCCAACTTCGGCCTGAGCAAGCGCGGGCGCGTCGTTCACGCCGTCGCCGGCCATTGCCACGATTTTTCCCGTCGCCTGCAGCTCTTTGATCTTTTCCGCTTTTTGCTCGGGCAGCACATCGGCAAAAACTTTATCAATACCGAGTTTTTTCGCAACCGCATCCGCCGTAACCGGATTGTCTCCGGTCATCATTACGACTTCGATCTTCTGTCTGTGCAGTTCATCGATTGCCGCTTTAGCTGACTCCTTGATCGTGTCCGCGACGCCAACGAGTCCTGCGGCTTTTCCGTCCACGGCAATAGACATCACCGTTTGCCCCTCGGCCCGAAGCTCGTCCGCTTTTCCATCCGCCGGGAAATTAATGTTGTTCTCCGTCATCAGCTTCGCATTGCCGAGCAGTATCTTTTTCCCGTCGATCGAACCCGTGATCCCTTTACCCGTGAGGGATTCGAAATCTTCCACCTTTGCCAATGCGACACTTTGCTCTTCGGCACCTTTGATAATCGCTTCCGCAAGCGGATGCTCGCTCGACTTCTCGAGACTTGCCGCAAATCGGAGGATCTCGGTCTCGGACAAACCGTTTAACGAAATCACACTCTGAAGCCGTGGCTTGCCTTCGGTCAGCGTGCCGGTCTTATCGACTACGATCGAATTGACCTTCTCCAGGATCTCGAGAGCCTCCGCTTTTTTCACCAGGACTCCGTGCCGTGCGCCGTGCCCCGTGCCGACCATAATTGACATCGGGGTCGCGAGACCAAGGGCGCATGGACAGGCGATGATCAAAACCGAAACCGCCGCGACCATTGCGGAGGCGAAACTGCCGAAGATCAGCCATACGGCGAACGCGACAATCGCCACGAGAATAACCGCTGGAACAAAGTAAGCTGACACGACATCGACGAGACGCTGGATCGGAGCGCGGGAGCGTTGGGCCTCACCCACCATGCGGACGATTTGAGCGAGCAGCGTGTCACTGCCAACCTTCTCGGCCTTCATCAGAAACCCGCGCCTACCGTTGATCGTACCGCCGATGACAGTGTCCCCAGGGGATTTCTCGACCGGTATCGACTCGCCCGTCACCATTGATTCGTCTACCGAAGTGTCCCCTTCCAGTATCGTGCCGTCGGTTGGAATCTTTTCGTTGGCCTTGACTCTCAAACTCGCGCCGATCTGTACATCCTTGAGTGCGATCTCGGCTTCAGTGCCGTCATCGAAAACCGCGATTGCAGTTTCCGGCGCGAGTCCGAGAAGGGCTTTGATCGCGCTTGAGGTTTGGCTTCTGGCTCGAAGCTCAAGAACCTGCCCGAGGAGAACAAGGGTCGTGATCACCGCCGCCGCTTCGAAATAAGCCGCAATCAATCCGGTATGTACATTCTTGATCGATTCAGGGAATACGTTCGGCAAAAATAGGGCGAAAAGACTAAAAAGATAAGCCGCTCCGGTGCCAATTGCGATCAGCGTGAACATGTTCGGGCTGACATTCTTGACCGAAGCCCAGCCTCGCCGGAAGAAAGGAAACCCACCCCAGAGGACAACGGGTGTAGCCAAAATGAACTGTATCCAAATAGAAGTCGTTGGTGAAACTAACTCGTGAAAACCCGGCCACATTTCTGCCATCGCCAATCCGAAAACCGGGAGAGTTAAAACGGCGGAAATCCAGAACCGCCGTTTCATATCGATGTATTCCGGGTCAGGCGCGTCGTCGAGGGTCAGCACCTTAGGCTCAAGCGCCATGCCGCATTTCGGACAGCTTCCCGGACCTATCTGCACTACCTCCGGATGCATCGGACAGGTGTACTCCACGCCAAGGCTTTCGGCCTCGAGCTTTTCTTCTTTTCTTTCCTGAAGAAGGCTCGCCGGATTTTGTTTGAACTTATTCAGGCAGCCTGTCGAGCAGAAATAATAGGTCTCGCCTTCAAAATCATACTTGCCCGCCGAAGTTTCGGGAGCCACCGACATTCCACACACCGGATCGACAAACTCGCCCGCCCGCGCCGCCTTCATATCGCCATGCGTGACGATCTTCCTGCTCTCCCGCCCGATCCCGACAAAACCACTCTCCGGAACGCCCTGCGCTTGAGCGATAAATTTCTGCAAACAGCCTATTGAGCAAAAATAATAGGTTTTGCCCTCATGATTAAAGCTTCCGGCCGCCGTCCCCGAATCGACAGTCATTCCACATATCGGGTCGATGAATTCTTCTTTTGCTGTACTTTGTTTTCCCGTTCCTGTCATGGTTCCACCTCCTTGGTACGCTTCGTTTCCAAGACGTTTAATTTCCGGCACAGCAACTTGCCGTTTCTTTTTCTGTCGGATTTACGAATTGTTGCAGACAGCCTGCCGAGCAGAAGTAATACGTTTCTCCATTCTGGTTAAGGCTGCCGGTCGCGGCTGCGGGCGCGACTTCCATTCCGCATACGGGGTCAATAAATGTTTCGGTTGTAGATGTTTGTTTCTCAGTCATATTCTTATCCGTCCTGTCATCAAATAACGACATGAACTATTCTACAACCTGTCAGCAGGTGTCAGGTCAAGCGCTATTTATCACCCTCGCTTACTGATTCGATCAAATGACAAACCAAATCGCCTGTCGGCATTGAATTCTTCATTTTCGACCAGTCTTTTAGGGCGTTTTCCATCTTCCTTTGAAGTTTCTGCATTTCTTTTATTTTGCGTTGATTCTCCGCGATGCGGCGGACGATGATTTCCCGGACCATCGGACACGGCGTATTCCCTTCTTTCGCCTCGTTCAAAATATCTGCTATCTCGGCGAGCGAGAATCCCAAATTACCGGCGGCTTTTATAAACCTAACTCGCACAGCATCGGACGGCTTGTATACCTTGTAGTTGTTTTGCGAATTGCGAGCGGGTTTCAGCAAACCGATACGTGTGTAGTGTCTGACAGTGTAGAGTGAAACGTTGGATTGTTTAGCCAGTACCGTAGCGGTCATCATTAGATTCAGTTACTCCCCATCCATCGTCGTTAGAGATCTCCTTTTACAAACCTTGAGGACTTCTGTGCTCGCTCATATACCTTTTGGACTCGGAGATGGGGCAGGAGCTGGTGCTCTACGAGGGGCGCTTGAGTGCCAGTGGACTATTCGCCAGTTGCCGTCGCGTTTTTCGAGGATGGCAGTGCCGAGGCCGACACTTTCTATTTTTCGCGTTCCCATGTCGGCGGCGAGAGCGTATTTGAAAGTCGCCCACGCGGTCTTGCCTTCGACCTTGACCTTCATATCGGAAAACGAGTATTTTGTGTTCTTGAATTCTTTCAGTTCGGGGGCGAGATGCGTGTTGCGGTAGTCGTTCCAGCCGTAATTGGCGTGTCCGCTCTCGAACACGGTAACATCCTCCGTGTTAGCCCAGATTTTATCGAGTGCGGCGAGATCGCCTTTTTCGACCGCCACGGCTTCGCGCAGCATCACGTCGGTCACGGCCCTTACCTCATCCGTCTGCGCCAAAGCCTCTGAGAAGCCAAATGCCATAACAACAGCCGAAAGGGCGGCGGTGAAAAATAATCTTTTTGTCATAATGATTCTCCAGTTAAATTCAAAAACTTAATCACTCAAAATTGGCTTGGGCGGAAACGGCCGTGTGCTGCCCGAAGTTGAACCTTCGGCGTCCCAGTCAGCGTTGCCGCCGATTCCGTCTCGCTCGGCGATGACCCGATCCGCGGAATGTTTGCCGAATTTGTAGAAGACGGCGGGCGTGACCAGTTGGTCGAGCAGGGTCGAGGTCAGGATGCCGCCGAGGACGACGACCGCGAGCGGGTGTAGAATTTCTTTGCCCGGAGCGTCGGCGGCGAGGATGAACGGGATTAGCGATAGCCCTGCGGTCAGGGCCGTCATCAGCACCGGAACGAGCCTTTCAAGCGAACCGCGGATGATCATCTTCTCGGTAAATTCCTCGCCTTCTTCTCTCATCAGGTGAAGATAGTGCGAGATCATCATAATTCCGTTTCGCGAAGTGATGCCGACGAGCGAGATAAAGCCGACCATCGTCGCGATCGAAAACACTCCGCCCGAAAGATGCAGTGCCCAAACCGCGCCGATCAATGCGAGCGGAATGTTAATCATCACCTGCAGAGCTACACGCCAATCACCGAGAGCCTTGATAAGCAGAAAGAAGATTGCGATTAGCGAAAAAATAGTAAGCAGCGAAAGCGTTCGTGTCGCTTCCTGAGTCGCCTGAAATTGCCCACCGTACTCGATAAAGTAGCCCTGCGGGAGCGTGACCTGACTCGCCACGCGGCTTTGAACATCGGCGACAACCGAACCCAGATCGCGTCCTGCGACATTCGCCCCGATCACGATACGGCGTTTTGTGTCTTCGCGAAGGATCTGGTTCGGGCCGGGGATGCTCTCGATCGACGCGACCGCAGAGATCGGGATCTGTGTTCCGTTCGGAGCGTCGACCGTCACATTTCTTAGGGCGTCGAGACTGTTACGCGACGCTTCGTCAAACCGGACGACGACATCGTAACGTCGCGCTCCTTCGATGGCTTGCGAGACGGTGCGCCCGTTGAGTGCGGTCTCCAACGTTTGCGTAACTTCGCCAGGCTGCAGCCCATATTGCGCGGCTTTAGAACGGTCTACATTAAATCGAATTTGCGGGATCAGAACCTGTCGCTCGATCGAAACGTCCGTCCCACCTTCAACAGTCTGGATCGTATTGCGAATTTCTTCCGCTTTGGATCGCAATGTCGCTAGGTCATCGCCAAATAGCTTGATGGCGATCTGCGCTCTGACGCCCGACTGTAAATGGTCAAGACGATGTGAGATCGGCTGCCCGACATTCGTCGTTACGCCCGGCACAACCGCTAGCGTTTCCCGAATCGCGGCAAGAATTTCTTCGCGGGAGCGGTCCGATTTCCGAAGATCAACGTCGATCTCGGTGTAGTGAACGCCCTCGGCATGTTCGTCGAGCTCGGCTCGCCCGGTTCGTCTGCCGGTGGAAATTACCTCGGGCACCTCAAGCAGAAGCTTCTCTGAGATCTGCCCGATGCGACTTGATTCCGCCAGCGACGTTCCGGGCTGGGCCTGAACGTTAACGGTCAGCGTACCTTCATTAAACTCGGGTAGGAACGACGTGCCGACAAACGGCAGAGTCGCCATAGTTGCGACAAAGATTAAAGCCGCGCCAAGTATGACCTTAAAAGGATGCCGAAGGGTCCAATGCAATAGACGTGAATCGAGCGCCTTTAGGCGGCGTACGACAAAGCTGTCTCCGTGCTCTCCGTCGTCGCGGAAACGGGCGGCGATCTTGGAGAAGAATGACGGCTCTTCGGTTTCATCGTCAGAGGCGTCTATTCGTCTCTGCTTCTTCTCATCCTTCCGCCTGAACATCTGCGGCAAAAGGTAAGAGGCGAGAACGGGAGTAACCGTCAGACTCACGAATAAAGATGCTACGAGCGCCGTAATGTACGCCAGGCCAAGCGGAGCAAGCAATCTACCCTCGACACCCGACAGGGCGAAAAGCGGGATGAAGACGAGAGCAACGATAACAGTGGCGTAGATGATCGATGACCGAACTTCAAGAGATGCTCTATAAACAACCTCAAGCGAGTGACGAGGATTCTCAAGCAGACGATTCTCGCGCAGGCGACGAAAAATGTTTTCGATATCAACTATCGCGTCGTCCACGAGTTCGCCGATCGCGACCGCCAAGCCGCCGAGCGTCATCGTATTCACGCTGATGCCGAAAGCATAAAGAATTAGAAAAGTTACAATAAAGGAAAGCGGGATCGCCGTGAGCGTTATGAACGTCGTCCGAAAGTTGAGTAAGAACAAGAACAACACGATCGCGACCAGGATCGCTCCGTCACGCAGTGCTTCGGCAACGTTGCCGATCGATGCTTCGATAAAGTTTGCCTGCCGAAATAGTTCTGGGTTAATCTCGACATCCGGCGGCAGCGTTTTTTGCAGCTCCGCGACAGCCTCGTCAACCTGTTTGGTCAGGTCAAGCGTACTTGCTCCCGGCTGTTTCTGAACGGACACGATGACGGCCGGCTTGCCGTTCGTTCCTGCCTCGCCGCGCTTGATCTTCGCCCCGAACTCAACTGTTGCTACGTCGCCGAGTCGGATCGGAGTATTATTTCGATAAGCGACTACTGTTTGTTTAAGTTCGTCGATCGAATAAATCCGGCCGAGATTGCGGACGAGATATTCCTGCGACTGCGCATCTACAAAACCGCCGGTGGAATTGATGTTCGATTTTTCGAGTGCCGTTGAAACGTCTTCGATCGTAACTCCGAATTGCCGTAGCTTTTCGGGTGAAACGAGTGCCTGATACTGTTTCACTCCACCGCCGATGGGAATTACCTGCGAGACCCCGGTGATCGTCAGTAGCCGGGGTCTGATTGTCCAATCGGCTAGGGTCCTCAATTCTAACGGGTCGGTCGCTCCATCCTTGCTCGATACGGCAATAAGCATGATCTCGCCCATGATCGAGGAGATCGGCGCGAGAAACGGCGAGACGCCCTGCGGCAGTTGTTCGCGCGCTGCGATTATCTTTTCCGAAACGAGTTGCCGGTTCCGATAAACGTCCGTGCCCCATTCAAACTCCACGTAAACGATCGATAACCCAACGCCGCTTACCGAGCGAACACGTGAGACACCGGGAACACCGTTCATCACGGTTTCGATCGGAAAGGAAACCTGAGTCTCGACCTCTTCGGGAGCCAGTCCGTTCGCTTCCGTCAGAATCGTGATAGTAGGTTTGTTTAGGTCAGGAAATACATCGACCGGAAGGTTGAACGCAATATAGCTTCCCCATACAAGCAAGAGGGAAGCGATCGCGACGACGATCAGCCGGTTGGTTAACGACCATTTGATGATTCCGTTGAGCATTTATGTTCTCTATCCACCGCCTATATTTCGGGATCGCCGCCATCTTTCAGCGCCACAACCGCACGCCCATTACGAATCGAATTTGGCTGGGATTGCCGCCATCCTGCCTGATGAGATCGGCAGTGCTGAAAAAACTACGCTCATAAGAAATGCCAATGTATGGTGCGAATTCGCGTCGGATTGCGTAGCGCAGACGCAGTCCCAACCCGATGTTATTTAAACCTCTGCCCGTTTTGAAACGCTCGACTTCCTGAATTGACAGTTCGGTTTCAAAGCGCGGCTGAAGAACCAATCTCTGCGTCATTAGATAATCTCTCGATGCGGTAAAACGCCCCGAAACATTGCCTTTTGGGTCAAGAAAAGCCAATGCTTCGATTTCATATTTATACGGGCGAAGTCCTTGAATGCCGACGACTCCCTGTACACGCGTCGCGTTCTTGCCGCGAAAAGTGTTTGTCTGGACTCGCCCGCCGATTTGAAAATCGTAATATGTTTTGACAAAGCGACCGTAAAGTATTTGAAGATCTATCTTGTAGTCTTTTTCGATGGTGCTAATTTCGCCTTCGCTTTTCAACCAGATGCGGTTGAAGTCACCACCGTACCAGGCCAGAGTATCCCAACGCACATTGCTGTCGCCACGCTTTGGACTAAATTCGAGGAGGTCGACGAGAATGTAGCTATGCGGGAGTTCGTCCTCAACTGGCTTTCCCCAACTTTTCGGTGGCGGATACTGCGGAATCGGCGATTTATTCGCTTCGTCTTTATCCGGAACAATCGGGGTTGGCGACGGTACTTTCATCGGCATATTCATATCCATCGGCATGTCCATCTTTTTCGGCGACGGAGTTGGAGTTGGAGTCGGCATTTCCATATCCATCTTAGTCGGTGTCGGACTTGCCATTGGTGTCGGAGTTTGCCCGGAAACGAATACCGCTCCTGATGTAAAAATAAGAGCCGTCAGAAAACCAATTTGATTTAGGATTTTCATATTGCTTTCTCCTCCGGCGGCAGTTCATCAGATACGACGACGACACGAAACATCCCCGCCTCCATATGCATGATCAGATGGCAGTGAAAAGCCCATGGTCCGCGTTCGTCGGGCGTGACGGCGACCGAAACGCGCTCGGCGGGCTTGACGATGACCGTGTGCTTTCGCGGCAGATAATCGCCCATTCCGTTCTCAAGGTGCATCCACATTCCGTGCAGATGAAACGTATGCTCCATCATCGTGTCGTTAACAAACGTCCAACGCAGACGCTCGCCGTATTTAAAGCGCACAGGTTCGGCCGCCGAAAACTTTTTGCCGTCGAATGACCACATAAAGCGTTCCATGTGTCCGGTCGCGTGGAGTTCGAGCTCCCGCTGGGGCTCACGCGTATCATAAAATTTTTCAAGGGCTTTGAGATCGGTATAGACCAAAACTTTTCGTCCGTCGCCGCCGAGTCCGATTCCCGGTTTATCAAGCTGGCTGACAGTAGTTTCGGGTGAGATCTGATTCCCGATGCCGTGTTTATCCGGGCCATGTTTGACAGGCATGCTACCCGGAATTGGCGATGCCGACATCTTGCCCATGTCCATGCCCGGCATATTCATATGATCGGTTTTCGGCATTTCCATTTTGTCCATCTGGGGGGCCGCCGGTTTCGATTCGGGCATTTGCATCTTTTTGCCCGTAGACATATCCATCTTGTCCATCGACATTGGCATGCCGCCTGCTTTGGCATTCTCGCCCATCTCGACCTTCATCATCGCCGGGTCCATGCCTTCCATGCTCATCCCCATATTCTGCATCGTTCGCAGCGGTCGTGGACGGCGGTCGGGAATTTCAGCACTCATTCCCGGTCGAGGGGCAAGCGTGCCGCGGACAAATCCGCTGCGATCGAGAACTTCGGAAAAAATCGTGTAGGCCCGATTTTCGGTCGGCGTTACGATCACATCGTAGGTTTCCGCCGGACCAAATCTAAATTCGTCGACCTCGACGGGCTGTACATTTTGGCCATCGGCCTGAACTACGGTCATCTTTAGACCCGGGATCCGAATATCATGAAAGGTCATCGCACCGACATTGATAAATCTCAAACGAATACGCTCACCGGGCGTAAATATTCCGGTCCAGTTCGATTCAGTGGTCCGTCCGTTCATCAAATATGTGTAAACGGAGCCCGTCGCGTCGGCAAAATCTGTCGGGTCCATCCGCATTTGGGCCCACATCGTGTAATTTTGCCACGTGGGCTTCAAACCGTATTCCTTTGCATTGGACAAGAACTCCCGCATCGTGCGGCGCTGCATGTTAAAGTAGCCGGATTGTTTTTTTAACTTGCCGATCATGCCCATTTCGGACATAAAGCTCCAGTCCGAAAGGACTACGACATACTCGCGGTCAAACTTGACCGGATCGGTGCCCGCCGGATCGATTATCAACGGAGCATATACGCCCGCCTGCTCCTGACCGGGTGAATGGCTGTGATACCAATAAGTCCCACTTTGCTTGACCCGAAACTTGTAGACGAAAGTTTCTCCCGGTTCGATACCGGCAAAGCTGACACCGGGAACACCGTCCATCGCCGGCGGAACCAGAAGGCCGTGCCAGTGAATCGATGACGTTTCCTTCAAACGGTTTGTAACATTGAGCGTAACGTCCTGGCCTTCCTTCAAGCGAATGATGGGTCCCGGCAAAGTGCCATTGATTGTCTTCGCCGTTCCCTTTTTATTGCCGATCATCACAGGTGTTTCCGAGATGGTCAGATTTATCACCTCGCCGCTCAATTCCTCACCGATTTGTGCGGCGTTTTCCGTTTCTAACCCCGTCCGTGCATAAGCCGGAACGATTTGTTCCAAAGCCGCCAACGCTCCGATTGAACCGATGCCCTGCAAAAACGTGCGCCGGTTAAAAAATATTGATTCCATATTTCCCCTTGTTTCAACCTATAAATACTGTGCTGTTTTTAGCTTTTTTTACGTGACATTTCTTTTATTCGCCACGCGGAGCGCGTAAATTGCTGGCAGCACGAATAAGCCTTCGACAACCAGCGACAAGATGCCCAGTGGCTCAAGCCAATCGTCAATCGGCAACCCGGGCATCCCGACGGTCCGGCTGACGACATAAGCGAAAATCGCGCCGCCCGCGATCAACAAACCCAAAATCCAGCCCCAAGCCGCGCCGCGCAAGATTCCATACGCCGCCACAAACACGCCGATACCGTTTAGTGCGAACAAAATGCCTTTGTAAGTCGCTTCTCCGAACGCATCGGGAGCGTCATAAAAATGAATTATTCCCGTTACCAGGATCAAACCGATCCCAAACCATTTCAAGCTTTTGCCGCTCATTTAGATTTGTCCCTTAATTTCAATCTAATCTCTATTTGGTATTGTTTATTTTCTAATCGATCCAATCTGCGAAGTTACCGCAAATTGATCGACTTATCGCTTGTTTTCAAGATCCTTGATCAACATTTTCATTTCATCGATCTCCCGACGCTGAGCTTCTATAATTTCGTCGGCGAGTTTGCGAACACGCGGATCGGTAATGTTGGCCCGCGAGCTCGTCAAAATGGCGATCGAGTGGTGAGGTATCATAGCTTTCATCCATGAAACGTCTTCGATCGTTTCCTGGCTCCGAACCAGCCAGAGAGATAATCCAAAGAGGACAGCGCTCCCCACCAAAATGCCCGCGTTGATATGCCAATTCGAATACATCTTGAGCATAAACAGCAACATAATAATCGCCATTACCGCCCCCATGTAGAGAGCCATATATGCTCTGGTCTCACTAAAAAAGACATGGTCCATTTGGTAGGTATTCAGGTACATTAAACCAAACATCACGATTGTTGACGTCGCGATCATAGCCGCGAACTTTGCATAACCACTTTTCATTTCCGTTCCTCCCTTGGTTTTCCAAATCAATCAACTCATCGAAGCGATAATGTTTTTGGCGGGTGGCCGCTGTCCGGGCCGCCGCGCTCGAAACTGTTAGTCGGTAATGACAATGCTGCCCTTGTGCATCCCCATCCCACAGCTAAAATTGATCGAGCCTGCCTCGGTCGGCATGATGCTGACAATGACGTCTTTGCCAACGGGCAGATTTTTTCGAATTTTCTGTTTTGGAAAAACCACAACGCTGCCGCAATTACTTTTGTCGGCCCGGTTGAATACGAGATTTAGCTTGTGACCCGCTTCGGCTTCAATCGACGACGGTGAAAAACCGTTCTTGTCGATCTTGATCTTCACGGTTCGCGTGTGAGCCTCGACGACATCCGTCTGTAAGAAAAACGCGCCGCCGGCGACGATCATAATTGCGATTGCTGCTATAAATAATTTAAGTTTGTTCATTTAAGATCTCCTTTTTTCTAATAACTAAATCTAGTTTTCGGTGACGACCACTTTGCCGCTCAGCATATCCATGCCGCAGGCGAAGGCGATC
This sequence is a window from Acidobacteriota bacterium. Protein-coding genes within it:
- a CDS encoding DUF305 domain-containing protein; translation: MKSGYAKFAAMIATSTIVMFGLMYLNTYQMDHVFFSETRAYMALYMGAVMAIIMLLFMLKMYSNWHINAGILVGSAVLFGLSLWLVRSQETIEDVSWMKAMIPHHSIAILTSSRANITDPRVRKLADEIIEAQRREIDEMKMLIKDLENKR
- a CDS encoding cupredoxin domain-containing protein, with the protein product MNKLKLFIAAIAIMIVAGGAFFLQTDVVEAHTRTVKIKIDKNGFSPSSIEAEAGHKLNLVFNRADKSNCGSVVVFPKQKIRKNLPVGKDVIVSIMPTEAGSINFSCGMGMHKGSIVITD